The following proteins come from a genomic window of Scomber japonicus isolate fScoJap1 chromosome 4, fScoJap1.pri, whole genome shotgun sequence:
- the LOC128357030 gene encoding oxysterol-binding protein-related protein 2-like, with protein MSNEDEFYDAVTGLDSDESYEGVSEASFKDALVFDSSSQKKNGSVPQENGIKKHRTSLPAPMFSRNTISVWSILKKCIGLELSKITMPIVFNEPLSFLQRITEYMEHTYLINRACSLSDSIERMQAVAAFAVSAVASQWDRTGKPFNPLLGETYELTRDDQGFRLVSEQVSHHPPVSAFHAESLRGDFVFHGSIYPKLKFWGKSVEAEPKGTITLELLKHNEAYTWSNPYCCVHNIILGKLWIEQYGTVEIVNHSTGDKCVLNFKPCGMFGKELHRVEGYIQDKSKKKLCVIYGKWTECMWSVDPQAYESHKKSEKKGDNKKNKNEEQEGAVNDDADDMPEIQETVAVVPGSTLLWRIDSRPAHSATMYNFTNFAMFLNELEPGMDGILASTDCRFRPDIRAMENGNMDEASQEKERLEEKQRAARKERAKNEEEWSTRWFQNGTNPHTGSQDWIYSGGYFNRNYQDLPDIY; from the exons GCCTAGATTCGGACGAGTCGTACGAGGGGGTGTCGGAGGCCAGTTTCAAAGATGCACTGGTGTTTGACAGCAGCAGCCAGAAGAAGAATGGATCAGTGCCACAGGAGAATGGCATCAAGAAACACAG gACATCGTTACCTGCTCCCATGTTTTCCAGAAACACTATCAGTGTTTGGAGTATCCTGAAGAAATGCATCGGACTG GAACTTTCCAAGATCACGATGCCCATCGTCTTCAACGAGCCTCTGAGCTTCCTGCAGAGAATCACAGAATACATGGAACACACTTACCTCATCAACAGAGCCTGCTCGCTGTCCGACTCCATAGAGCGCATGCAG GCAGTAGCTGCGTTTGCTGTTTCAGCAGTTGCGTCTCAGTGGGACAGAACTGGAAAACCCTTCAACCCTCTGCTGGGAGAGACCTATGAACTCACcag AGATGACCAGGGTTTCCGGCTGGTATCGGAGCAGGTATCCCATCATCCCCCAGTCAGTGCCTTCCATGCAGAGAGCCTGCGCGGGGACTTCGTCTTCCACGGCTCCATCTACCCCAAACTCAAATTCTGGGGCAAGAGTGTTGAGGCTGAGCCTAAAGGGACCATCACACTAGAGCTACTCAA GCACAACGAGGCGTACACATGGAGTAACCCATACTGCTGTGTACACAACATCATCCTGGGCAAACTATGGATAGAGCAGTATGGTACAGTGGAAATAGTCAACCACAG CACCGGAGACAAGTGTGTGTTGAATTTCAAGCCCTGTGGGATGTTTGGCAAAGAGCTGCACAGAGTGGAGGGATACATCCAGGATAAGAG TAAAAAGAAGCTCTGTGTCATCTATGGGAAGTGGACCGAGTGCATGTGGAGCGTGGACCCTCAGGCCTACGAGTCCCACAAGAAGTcagagaagaaaggagacaacaagaaaaacaaaaat gaggagcaggagggagcGGTGAATGATGATGCAGATGACATGCCTGAAATCCAGGAGACAGTGGCTGTGGTACCAGGAAGCACTCTGCTGTGGAGGATAGACTCCAGACCAGCACACTCTGCTACG ATGTACAACTTCACCAACTTTGCAATGTTTCTCAATGAGTTGGAGCCTGGCATGGACGGCATTTTGGCTTCCACCGACTGTCGCTTCAGGCCTGACATCAGAGCCATGGAGAATGGCAACATGG ATGAGGCCAgtcaggagaaagagagactggaggagaaacagagagctGCCAGAAAGGAGAGAGCCAAGAATGAGGAAGAGTGGTCTACAag ATGGTTCCAGAATGGCACCAACCCGCACACCGGCTCCCAGGACTGGATCTACAGCGGTGGCTACTTCAATAGGAACTACCAAGACCTGCCCGATATCTACTGA